A section of the Kribbella sp. HUAS MG21 genome encodes:
- a CDS encoding caspase family protein, translated as MRRALLVATYEYEDAGLRRLAAPERDVEALADVLEDQAVAGFDVQVVVNKPTHEVGKAIADFFAAGERDDLMLLYFSGHGLKDDNGRLYLAMKNTVRDSLRFTALSAQLVRETVSESRPRQTILILDCCYSGAYAAEQFAKSDSAVHTKEAFGGRGRIVLTASDSTQYAFEGAESVFTHHLVEGLRTGAADLDSDGDITTDELYDYTYKAVTAEQPNQRPRQFAEVEGRTVVASNARWALPEQLAKAINSPLTEIRQTALAPLGQLLQANNELVRRTAREQLELLRDDDSRSVAAAAQAYLDNPPPPVRPQPTITPTPRRPTGPTFSAAARASARRWRSRIVLPQLDWPILGLAVVAAAAQVVCAVVATPLNWAMIVAAAFAVAVVPAVIRLRAEASAFAVGLAGPALLAGAQAIGWILHQFTRSLQPLPATWYLVGSVAWVAAGVVGVLRLRRTPDREPPHKLLVALGAIAAILVLLLLVYVDRHARGYPLSTAVVYLLAAEVAIVGPLIRPNRHFLIGWVVSGFVLLLAMLRIDRETGLPLFGAVALLAVWLGLGVAAVLPLRSDRPPRRWVTAAALVAPAVLGVIAVNVVPPEPQPASALGLAVSPDDRFLYATDASNGRVMRFSTTTQERVGDPLEVGEFPSNLIVTPDGSRLYVANSRSNSISVIDAASWTVVGQPIAVAPGPTKLALNTATDRLFVLSQNSSTITEIDTETLATVGGPLAAGSTPTDVAVDDRGRLYVSSRDTDTVAVLDAKSRQAVRGPIEVGDGPSELIPGPGGALYVVGPTSYAVINTKVEQSKPKPEPLQGGHIRGGAVSSDGKRLYLFGRSGNDDTVQIVDTGRQDVVGSLSGNLGLPGRMAISSDGQRIYLSRFFEPGIAVLDSSGPKQIATIDPAR; from the coding sequence ATGCGTCGCGCTCTGCTGGTTGCCACCTACGAGTACGAGGACGCCGGGTTGCGGCGGCTGGCGGCGCCGGAGCGGGACGTCGAGGCGTTGGCCGACGTACTGGAGGACCAGGCCGTCGCCGGGTTCGACGTACAGGTGGTCGTCAACAAGCCGACGCATGAGGTGGGGAAGGCGATCGCGGACTTCTTCGCCGCCGGTGAGCGGGACGACCTGATGCTGCTGTATTTCAGCGGGCACGGGTTGAAGGACGACAACGGCCGGCTCTACCTGGCGATGAAGAACACGGTGCGCGACAGCCTGCGGTTCACCGCGTTGTCGGCGCAGTTGGTGCGGGAGACGGTGTCCGAGAGCCGGCCTCGGCAGACCATCCTGATTCTCGACTGTTGTTACAGCGGCGCGTACGCCGCCGAGCAGTTCGCCAAGTCGGACTCCGCCGTCCATACGAAGGAAGCGTTCGGTGGGCGTGGGCGGATCGTGCTGACCGCGTCCGACTCGACGCAGTACGCCTTCGAGGGTGCGGAATCGGTGTTCACGCACCACCTGGTCGAAGGGCTGCGCACCGGTGCTGCCGACCTCGATTCCGACGGCGACATCACGACCGACGAGCTGTACGACTACACCTACAAGGCCGTCACCGCCGAGCAACCGAACCAGCGTCCGCGCCAGTTCGCCGAGGTCGAGGGCCGTACGGTCGTCGCGTCCAACGCGCGCTGGGCGCTGCCCGAGCAGCTCGCGAAGGCGATCAACAGCCCGCTCACCGAGATCCGGCAGACCGCGCTGGCGCCGCTCGGTCAGTTGCTGCAGGCAAACAACGAGCTGGTACGGCGTACCGCGCGCGAGCAGCTCGAACTACTCCGGGACGACGACAGCCGAAGCGTCGCGGCCGCGGCGCAGGCGTACCTCGACAACCCGCCGCCGCCCGTGCGTCCGCAACCAACGATCACGCCGACGCCGAGGCGTCCTACCGGTCCGACGTTCAGCGCCGCGGCCAGAGCCTCGGCGCGGCGATGGCGCAGCCGTATCGTCCTGCCGCAGCTGGACTGGCCGATCTTGGGCCTGGCCGTGGTTGCCGCCGCTGCACAGGTTGTGTGTGCGGTGGTCGCGACGCCGCTTAATTGGGCGATGATCGTCGCCGCGGCGTTCGCGGTGGCCGTGGTCCCGGCGGTGATCCGGCTGCGCGCCGAGGCGTCGGCTTTCGCGGTCGGGCTCGCCGGGCCGGCTCTGCTGGCTGGTGCTCAGGCGATCGGCTGGATCCTGCATCAGTTCACGCGAAGCCTGCAGCCGTTGCCGGCGACGTGGTACCTGGTCGGGTCGGTCGCCTGGGTTGCTGCGGGCGTCGTCGGTGTACTCCGGTTGCGCCGTACGCCGGACCGCGAGCCGCCGCACAAGTTGCTGGTGGCACTCGGCGCGATTGCGGCGATTCTGGTGCTGCTGCTCCTGGTGTACGTCGACCGCCACGCCAGGGGTTACCCGCTGTCGACAGCTGTCGTCTATCTGCTGGCCGCCGAGGTCGCGATCGTGGGTCCGTTGATCCGGCCCAACCGGCACTTCCTGATCGGCTGGGTCGTGAGCGGCTTCGTACTGCTGCTCGCGATGCTGCGAATCGACAGGGAAACCGGCCTGCCGCTGTTCGGTGCCGTCGCGTTGCTCGCGGTCTGGCTCGGTCTCGGTGTTGCTGCGGTGCTGCCCCTTCGGTCGGATCGACCGCCTAGGCGATGGGTAACCGCGGCCGCGCTCGTCGCACCTGCCGTCCTCGGCGTCATCGCTGTCAACGTCGTGCCACCCGAGCCGCAGCCTGCATCCGCGCTCGGGCTGGCAGTCAGTCCCGACGACCGCTTCCTCTACGCGACCGACGCCTCGAACGGCCGGGTGATGAGGTTCAGTACTACGACCCAAGAACGCGTCGGCGATCCGCTGGAGGTCGGCGAGTTCCCGAGCAACCTGATCGTCACGCCCGACGGATCCCGGCTGTACGTCGCCAACTCGCGGTCGAACTCGATCTCGGTGATCGACGCCGCCTCCTGGACCGTGGTCGGTCAACCGATCGCGGTCGCGCCCGGACCGACGAAGCTCGCGTTGAACACCGCGACGGATCGCCTGTTCGTGCTGAGCCAGAATTCGTCGACGATCACCGAGATCGACACCGAGACCCTGGCGACAGTCGGCGGTCCGCTCGCCGCCGGCTCCACACCAACCGATGTCGCCGTCGACGACCGCGGCCGGCTCTACGTCTCGTCCCGTGACACGGACACCGTCGCGGTCCTCGACGCCAAATCCCGGCAGGCAGTTCGGGGCCCGATCGAGGTCGGCGACGGGCCGAGCGAGCTGATCCCGGGCCCCGGCGGAGCGCTTTACGTCGTCGGACCGACGTCGTACGCCGTGATCAACACGAAGGTCGAGCAGTCCAAGCCGAAGCCGGAACCACTGCAGGGTGGCCACATCAGAGGCGGAGCGGTGAGCAGCGACGGCAAACGCCTGTACCTGTTCGGGCGGTCAGGGAACGACGACACCGTCCAGATCGTCGACACCGGCCGACAGGACGTCGTCGGGTCCCTGAGCGGGAACCTCGGCCTGCCCGGACGGATGGCGATCAGCTCCGACGGGCAACGGATCTATCTGAGCCGCTTCTTCGAGCCCGGCATCGCCGTGCTCGACAGTTCCGGGCCGAAGCAGATAGCAACCATCGACCCAGCACGCTGA
- a CDS encoding epoxide hydrolase family protein has protein sequence MNTNESIRPFTVTIDQADLDDLQQRLARTRLPEPAPGDDWDYGTPNHYLREMVDRWQHGFDWRAQEARMNEFPHYLTEIDGQTVHFIHVPSAVENAKPLLLMHTYPGSFVDFLDMVGPLTDPAAYGGSDADAFSVVVPSIPGFGFSTPLADRGWTMARVARTFDTLMRRLGYESYGAHGSDAGAMISRELGVLNPEGFLGLHVLQLFSFPSGDPSEFEKFTPADYAALEHLQWFQSVGGYNAINSTRPQTVAVGISDSPVGQLAWNELFNNFGNGTSLVTAEQILTEVSLYWFTNTSATAGRYHHEEAKSGAEPQLNHARTGVAVFADDFKTIRPLAERDNTNIVHWSTFDQGGHYASLERPDDVTADLRKFFH, from the coding sequence ATGAACACGAACGAGAGCATCCGGCCCTTCACCGTCACGATCGACCAGGCCGACCTGGACGACCTGCAGCAGCGGCTCGCGCGCACCCGGCTCCCCGAGCCGGCGCCGGGCGACGACTGGGACTACGGCACTCCGAACCACTACCTCCGCGAGATGGTCGACCGTTGGCAGCACGGGTTCGACTGGCGAGCGCAGGAGGCCCGGATGAACGAGTTCCCGCACTACCTGACCGAGATCGACGGGCAGACCGTGCACTTCATCCACGTACCGTCGGCCGTCGAGAACGCGAAGCCGCTGCTGCTGATGCACACGTACCCGGGTTCGTTCGTCGACTTCCTCGACATGGTCGGCCCGCTCACGGACCCCGCGGCGTACGGCGGCTCTGATGCGGACGCGTTCTCGGTCGTGGTGCCGTCGATCCCGGGCTTCGGGTTCAGCACCCCGCTCGCCGACCGCGGCTGGACGATGGCGCGGGTGGCGAGGACGTTCGACACGCTGATGCGGCGGCTCGGCTACGAGTCGTACGGCGCGCACGGCTCGGACGCCGGCGCGATGATCTCGCGGGAGCTCGGCGTGCTGAACCCCGAGGGCTTCCTCGGACTGCACGTCCTGCAGCTGTTCTCGTTCCCGTCGGGCGACCCGTCCGAGTTCGAGAAGTTCACGCCGGCCGACTACGCGGCGCTCGAGCACCTGCAGTGGTTCCAGTCCGTCGGCGGGTACAACGCGATCAACTCCACCCGCCCGCAGACCGTCGCCGTCGGCATCTCCGACTCCCCCGTCGGCCAGCTCGCCTGGAACGAACTCTTCAACAACTTCGGCAACGGCACCTCCCTGGTCACCGCGGAGCAGATCCTCACCGAGGTCTCCCTCTACTGGTTCACCAACACCTCGGCCACCGCCGGCCGCTACCACCACGAGGAAGCCAAGTCCGGCGCCGAACCCCAACTGAACCACGCCCGCACCGGGGTCGCCGTCTTCGCCGACGACTTCAAAACCATCCGCCCCCTCGCCGAACGCGACAACACCAACATCGTCCACTGGTCCACCTTCGACCAGGGCGGCCACTACGCCTCCCTCGAACGCCCGGACGACGTCACCGCGGACCTCCGCAAGTTCTTCCACTGA
- a CDS encoding WYL domain-containing protein yields MLETSQRLLALLGLLQTRPAWTGSELAERLEVSTRTIRNDIDRLRELGYPVDATRGPAGHYQLGIGAKLPPLLLDDEEAVAVAVGLRTGAGVVGMAESSVRALTKLEQVLPHRLQRQVDAINKAMEKGPDNTRSNVDAPEIDTAVLSTIAACIRDEHYLRFEYVVPAGDSLYKAGSSATQELPILVEPYRLVSWHGYWHLVARDEQGSWRTYRVDWMSLRMATGRRYKPRPMEDAAYTDFVLRDVASAGWKVHARITVDAPAQEVLSRIHAAVGIVESVDDNTCVLVTGADSLETVAVYIGMLGLDFHVDGPPALVTHLETIGNRYLRAIEAVPKNG; encoded by the coding sequence TTGCTGGAGACTTCGCAGCGCCTGCTAGCACTGCTCGGACTGCTCCAGACCCGCCCGGCCTGGACGGGTTCCGAGCTGGCCGAGCGGCTCGAGGTGTCGACCCGGACGATCCGCAACGACATCGACCGGCTCCGCGAGCTCGGGTACCCGGTCGACGCCACCCGCGGCCCGGCCGGCCACTACCAGCTCGGGATCGGTGCGAAGCTCCCGCCGCTGCTCCTCGACGACGAGGAGGCGGTCGCGGTCGCCGTCGGTCTGCGTACCGGTGCCGGCGTCGTCGGTATGGCGGAGAGCAGCGTCCGCGCGCTGACGAAGCTCGAGCAGGTGCTCCCGCACCGCTTGCAACGCCAGGTCGACGCGATCAACAAGGCGATGGAGAAGGGCCCCGACAACACCCGCTCGAACGTCGACGCCCCCGAGATCGACACCGCCGTACTGTCGACGATCGCCGCCTGCATCCGCGACGAGCACTACCTGCGTTTCGAGTACGTCGTACCGGCCGGCGACTCGCTCTACAAGGCAGGGTCGAGCGCCACGCAGGAGCTGCCGATCCTCGTCGAGCCGTACCGGCTGGTGAGCTGGCACGGGTACTGGCACCTGGTCGCGCGGGACGAGCAAGGGAGCTGGCGGACGTACCGCGTCGACTGGATGTCGTTGCGGATGGCAACGGGCCGGCGCTACAAGCCGCGGCCGATGGAGGACGCGGCGTACACCGATTTCGTACTACGGGACGTCGCCTCCGCCGGCTGGAAGGTACACGCCCGGATCACCGTCGACGCCCCCGCCCAGGAGGTCCTGTCCCGCATCCACGCCGCCGTCGGCATCGTCGAGTCCGTGGACGACAACACCTGCGTCCTCGTCACCGGCGCCGACTCCCTGGAAACCGTCGCCGTCTACATCGGCATGCTCGGCCTCGACTTCCACGTCGACGGCCCACCCGCCCTCGTCACCCACCTCGAAACCATCGGCAACCGGTACCTCAGAGCGATCGAGGCCGTACCGAAGAACGGGTAG
- a CDS encoding response regulator transcription factor, with the protein MIRVVLADDHPVVRAGLEALLSSLPGIEVVGVAATGREAIREVVTNRPDVAVLDLQMPDLDGFAATRELARSAPEVAVLVLTMFEDDDSVFAAMRAGARGYLVKGAEQEEIARAIRAVAAGEAIFGPGVARRVLTFFAAPPPTDPFPELTARERQILDLLAAGLSNPAIAARLDLAPKTVANNVSAIFTKLGTADRATAIIQARNAGLGVPKDE; encoded by the coding sequence GTGATCCGGGTTGTGCTGGCCGACGACCATCCGGTGGTGCGCGCGGGGCTGGAGGCGTTGCTGAGTTCGCTGCCGGGGATCGAGGTGGTCGGCGTCGCCGCGACCGGTCGCGAGGCGATCCGCGAAGTCGTCACGAACCGCCCGGACGTCGCCGTCCTCGACCTGCAGATGCCGGACCTCGACGGGTTCGCCGCCACCCGCGAACTCGCCCGCTCCGCGCCTGAGGTCGCCGTGCTCGTGCTGACCATGTTCGAGGACGACGACTCGGTGTTCGCGGCGATGCGCGCCGGAGCCCGCGGCTACCTCGTCAAGGGCGCCGAACAGGAGGAGATCGCCCGCGCGATCCGCGCCGTCGCCGCCGGCGAAGCCATCTTCGGCCCCGGCGTCGCCCGCCGCGTCCTCACGTTCTTCGCCGCGCCGCCGCCCACCGACCCGTTCCCCGAACTCACCGCCCGGGAACGCCAGATCCTCGACCTGCTCGCCGCCGGCCTGTCCAACCCCGCGATCGCCGCCCGCCTCGACCTGGCCCCCAAAACCGTCGCCAACAACGTCTCCGCCATCTTCACCAAACTAGGCACCGCCGACCGAGCCACCGCCATCATCCAGGCCCGCAACGCCGGCCTGGGCGTACCGAAGGACGAGTAG